One Sulfuricurvum sp. DNA window includes the following coding sequences:
- a CDS encoding DUF2442 domain-containing protein has product MITENQIILIENAEYLNGYKIRLHFNDQTTQTIDFENFICSSTNPHIAKYSDLEIFKNFSITDGDLEWNDYDLCFPIADLYENQNIGNIRHGSNEAA; this is encoded by the coding sequence ATGATTACCGAAAATCAAATCATCCTCATCGAAAACGCAGAGTATCTAAACGGGTACAAAATTCGTTTGCACTTTAATGACCAAACAACCCAAACGATTGATTTTGAAAATTTTATCTGCTCATCCACTAACCCGCATATCGCCAAATATTCTGATTTAGAAATTTTTAAAAACTTTTCGATCACCGATGGCGATTTAGAGTGGAATGATTACGATTTATGTTTTCCGATTGCCGATCTCTACGAAAATCAAAATATCGGAAACATCCGCCACGGTTCTAACGAAGCGGCGTAA
- a CDS encoding DUF4160 domain-containing protein, whose protein sequence is MPKIFEYLGISILFYSNEHEPVHVHGKYQGYESKAEFIIIDGKISKIIIKEVKGKRPLPLNELREFQKLVETFQSEIVQKWIDYFVLHKQINCIKIEGKVK, encoded by the coding sequence GTGCCCAAAATTTTTGAATATTTAGGGATTTCTATACTTTTCTATAGCAACGAGCACGAACCTGTCCATGTTCACGGTAAATATCAAGGATATGAGTCCAAAGCCGAATTCATTATCATCGATGGTAAAATTTCTAAGATTATTATCAAAGAGGTCAAAGGAAAAAGACCTTTACCATTAAATGAACTTAGAGAGTTCCAAAAATTGGTTGAAACGTTTCAGAGTGAAATAGTCCAAAAATGGATCGATTATTTTGTGTTACACAAACAAATCAATTGTATCAAAATAGAAGGAAAAGTAAAATGA
- a CDS encoding CopG family transcriptional regulator, producing MKAEELDELFDSGEDISEHLDLTTAKRIGTQPKKVNVDFPEWIVNALDIEAKKIGVTRQSIIKVWIAERLKEEQTHKAS from the coding sequence ATGAAAGCTGAAGAATTAGACGAATTATTTGACTCAGGCGAAGATATAAGTGAGCATCTCGATCTCACCACTGCAAAACGTATCGGAACGCAACCGAAAAAAGTGAATGTCGATTTTCCCGAATGGATCGTCAATGCACTCGACATCGAAGCCAAAAAGATTGGGGTGACACGCCAATCGATTATCAAGGTTTGGATAGCGGAACGGTTAAAAGAAGAACAGACTCATAAGGCGAGTTAA